The following are from one region of the Paracoccus sp. S3-43 genome:
- a CDS encoding ABC transporter permease, with product MSATTTTAPKSGGFSLGRLLLEGRAFFALIAIIAVFSILSPNYFTLSNFLIMSSQVAIYGILSIGMLLVILNGGIDLSVGSILALCGVVAGAMMQGVTLDWAGVILYPPVWAVVVLTIAVGALVGALNGVLIAVFKVPPFVATLGVMYVARGVALLMTNGLTYNNLRGSEALGNTGFNWLGFNRLWGVPISVIVLAVVAILAGLMLSRSAFGRWLYASGGNERAAELSGVPVRLVKITVYTVSGALAAVAGLVLASQLTSAGPTAGTTYELTAIAAVVIGGAALTGGRGGVRGTMLGAFVIGFLSAGLVIIGVSSYWQTVFTGAVIVLAVLMNSIQYGRGTRKG from the coding sequence ATGTCTGCCACCACGACCACTGCGCCCAAGTCCGGCGGCTTCAGCCTGGGCCGCCTGCTGCTGGAGGGCCGCGCCTTCTTCGCGCTGATCGCCATCATCGCGGTCTTTTCGATCCTGTCGCCCAACTATTTCACGCTGTCGAACTTCCTGATCATGTCGTCGCAGGTAGCGATCTATGGCATCCTGTCCATCGGGATGCTGCTGGTGATCCTGAACGGCGGCATCGACCTGTCGGTGGGGTCCATCCTGGCGCTGTGCGGCGTCGTGGCGGGGGCGATGATGCAGGGCGTCACGCTGGACTGGGCGGGGGTGATCCTCTATCCGCCGGTCTGGGCGGTGGTGGTGCTGACCATCGCCGTGGGCGCCCTGGTTGGGGCGCTGAACGGGGTGCTGATCGCCGTCTTCAAGGTGCCGCCCTTCGTCGCCACGCTGGGGGTGATGTATGTGGCGCGCGGGGTCGCGCTGCTGATGACCAACGGGCTGACCTACAACAACCTGCGCGGGTCCGAGGCCCTGGGCAATACCGGCTTCAACTGGCTGGGCTTCAACCGGCTGTGGGGTGTGCCGATCAGCGTGATCGTGCTGGCGGTGGTGGCGATCCTGGCCGGGCTGATGCTGTCGCGGTCGGCCTTCGGGCGGTGGCTTTACGCCTCGGGCGGGAACGAGCGCGCGGCGGAACTGTCGGGCGTGCCGGTGCGGCTGGTCAAGATCACCGTCTATACCGTCTCGGGCGCGCTGGCGGCGGTGGCGGGGCTGGTGCTGGCCTCGCAACTGACCTCGGCCGGGCCGACGGCGGGGACCACCTATGAGCTGACCGCCATCGCGGCGGTGGTGATCGGCGGCGCGGCCCTGACCGGCGGGCGCGGCGGGGTGCGCGGCACCATGCTGGGCGCCTTCGTGATCGGCTTTCTGTCGGCGGGCCTGGTGATCATCGGGGTGTCGTCATACTGGCAGACGGTGTTCACCGGCGCGGTGATCGTGCTGGCGGTGCTGATGAATTCGATCCAATACGGGCGCGGCACCCGCAAGGGCTGA
- a CDS encoding D-ribose ABC transporter substrate-binding protein — translation MFKLTRRALLAAAASLPLMAAAAQAEGLITIIVNDPANPYWFAEGEVARKTAEDLGYTANVAAHRGDTNTESTLVDTAITNKSVALILDPANADGSVGAVQKAVDAGIPVILINAEINQEGLAKAQLVSNNAQGAALGAQAWVEAVGDTGNYVELFGAPSDNNAQTRSNGFETVLSQYPDLVKAGQEVANWDRTQGYQKMQSLLQANPDIIGVISGNDEMALGAIAALKEAGKLDQVKVGGFDGTPDAVAAVKAGEMQYTVLQPVAVFAEEAVRQADNVIKNGSTGVETEKQLFDCILVNADNVDQMTEPFTLSQ, via the coding sequence ATGTTCAAACTGACGCGCCGCGCGCTGCTTGCCGCCGCCGCCTCGCTGCCGCTGATGGCCGCCGCGGCCCAGGCCGAGGGGCTGATCACCATCATCGTCAACGACCCCGCGAACCCCTATTGGTTCGCCGAGGGCGAGGTCGCCCGGAAGACTGCCGAGGATCTGGGCTATACCGCCAATGTCGCGGCCCATCGCGGCGACACCAATACCGAAAGCACCCTGGTCGATACCGCGATCACCAACAAGTCGGTGGCGCTGATCCTGGATCCGGCCAATGCCGACGGATCGGTCGGCGCGGTGCAGAAGGCCGTCGATGCGGGCATCCCGGTCATCCTGATCAACGCCGAGATCAACCAGGAGGGCCTGGCCAAGGCGCAGCTGGTGTCGAACAATGCCCAGGGCGCGGCCCTTGGCGCGCAGGCCTGGGTCGAGGCCGTGGGCGATACCGGCAACTATGTCGAACTGTTCGGCGCCCCGTCGGACAACAACGCCCAGACCCGGTCGAACGGGTTCGAGACGGTGCTGAGCCAGTATCCCGACCTGGTGAAGGCCGGGCAAGAGGTCGCCAACTGGGATCGCACACAGGGCTATCAGAAGATGCAGTCGCTGCTGCAAGCCAATCCCGACATCATCGGCGTGATCTCGGGCAATGATGAAATGGCGCTCGGCGCGATCGCGGCGCTGAAAGAGGCGGGCAAGCTGGACCAGGTGAAGGTCGGCGGCTTCGACGGAACCCCCGACGCGGTGGCGGCGGTGAAGGCCGGAGAGATGCAGTATACCGTGCTGCAACCCGTCGCGGTCTTTGCCGAGGAAGCCGTGCGCCAGGCCGACAACGTCATCAAGAACGGCTCGACCGGTGTCGAGACCGAAAAGCAACTGTTCGACTGCATCCTGGTCAATGCCGACAACGTGGACCAGATGACCGAACCGTTCACGCTGTCGCAGTAA
- the trxB gene encoding thioredoxin-disulfide reductase produces the protein MHKHRMGRKMTDTTHVKLLIVGSGPAGYTAAVYAARAMLRPMLIQGMQPGGQLTITTEVENWPGETEIQGPDLMVRMEEHARAMGAEIVVDMVTHLNLRQRPFGATCDSGRVVTADAVILATGAQARWLGLPSEEKFKGFGVSACATCDGFFYRNREVLVIGGGNTAVEEALFLTRFASKVTLVHRRDSLRAEKILQQRLFKNPKVEVIWDHELTEVQGVDMPLGVTGAVLTSTKDGGTRTVPADGIFVAIGHAPASDLVRGQLDLHNGGYVKVEPGSTRTSIPGVFAAGDLTDHIYRQAVTSAGMGCMAALDAEHWLAEHDAAGEPDPAHGELPEDVAG, from the coding sequence ATGCACAAACACCGGATGGGACGCAAGATGACCGACACGACGCATGTGAAACTTCTGATCGTTGGCTCCGGCCCGGCGGGCTATACCGCCGCCGTCTATGCCGCGCGGGCCATGCTGAGGCCGATGCTGATCCAGGGGATGCAGCCCGGCGGCCAGCTGACCATCACCACCGAGGTCGAGAACTGGCCCGGCGAGACCGAGATCCAGGGCCCGGACCTGATGGTCAGGATGGAGGAGCACGCCCGCGCCATGGGTGCCGAGATCGTCGTGGACATGGTCACCCACCTGAACCTGCGCCAGCGTCCCTTCGGCGCCACCTGCGACAGCGGCCGGGTCGTGACGGCCGATGCGGTGATCCTGGCGACCGGCGCGCAGGCCCGCTGGCTGGGCCTGCCGTCCGAGGAGAAGTTCAAGGGTTTCGGCGTCAGCGCCTGCGCGACCTGCGACGGCTTCTTCTATCGCAACCGCGAGGTGCTGGTGATCGGCGGCGGCAACACCGCCGTTGAAGAAGCCTTGTTCCTGACCAGGTTCGCCAGCAAGGTGACGCTGGTCCACCGCCGCGACAGCCTGCGGGCCGAGAAGATCCTGCAACAGCGCCTGTTCAAAAACCCCAAGGTCGAGGTGATCTGGGACCACGAACTGACCGAGGTTCAGGGCGTGGACATGCCGCTGGGCGTGACGGGCGCGGTCCTGACCTCGACCAAGGACGGCGGCACCCGCACGGTTCCGGCGGACGGCATCTTCGTGGCCATCGGCCATGCGCCCGCCAGCGATCTGGTGCGCGGCCAGCTGGACCTGCACAATGGCGGCTATGTGAAGGTCGAGCCGGGCAGCACCCGCACCTCGATCCCCGGCGTCTTCGCGGCGGGGGATCTGACCGACCACATCTATCGCCAGGCGGTGACGAGCGCGGGCATGGGCTGCATGGCGGCCCTGGATGCCGAACACTGGCTGGCCGAACATGACGCGGCGGGCGAGCCCGACCCGGCCCACGGCGAGCTGCCCGAGGACGTGGCGGGATAG
- a CDS encoding Lrp/AsnC family transcriptional regulator, with product MAGAKLDDIDRKILAELQADGRMTNVELARRVGISAPPCLRRVRALEETGFIRGYHADIDARELGFEVQVFAMVRLASQSERDLSAFEALVQGWPLVRECHMLNGEIDFILKCVSPDLSSFQRFLTQSLTAAPNVASVKTSLVIRAAKDQPGVPFEVVEERVREAG from the coding sequence ATGGCCGGCGCGAAACTGGACGACATCGACCGCAAGATCCTGGCCGAATTGCAGGCCGACGGCCGGATGACCAATGTCGAGCTTGCCCGCCGCGTCGGCATCTCGGCCCCGCCCTGCCTGCGCCGTGTCCGGGCGCTGGAGGAGACGGGCTTCATCCGCGGCTATCACGCCGACATCGACGCGCGCGAACTGGGCTTCGAGGTGCAGGTCTTCGCCATGGTGCGCCTGGCGTCGCAATCCGAACGCGACCTGTCGGCCTTCGAGGCGCTTGTGCAGGGCTGGCCGCTGGTCCGCGAATGCCACATGCTGAACGGCGAGATCGACTTCATCCTGAAATGCGTCTCGCCCGATTTGTCGAGCTTCCAGCGGTTCCTGACGCAATCGCTGACGGCGGCGCCGAACGTCGCCAGCGTCAAGACCTCGCTGGTGATCCGGGCGGCGAAGGACCAGCCCGGGGTGCCGTTCGAGGTGGTCGAGGAACGGGTGAGGGAGGCGGGGTGA
- the gshB gene encoding glutathione synthase produces MSLYVALQMDPVEDVSITADSTFRIGLEAQARGHRLFQYTVDQLRYDEGRVIARGRPVTLRREQGNHVTFGDWAEVDLSDFDVVWLRQDPPFDMAYVTSTHLLDRVHPKTLVVNDPFWVRNCPEKLMVLDFPDLTPPTMIARDPAAIRAFRERHGDIIVKPLYGNGGAGVFHLDPEDRNLSALLELFSGISREPMIAQKYIHAVSQGDKRIILVDGEPVGAINRVPQLGEARSNMHVGGRAEKIGLTPREYEICKRIGPVLREKGLIFTGIDVIDGWLTEINVTSPTGIQELERFDGINAAEAIWVAIEGRVAAA; encoded by the coding sequence ATGAGCCTGTATGTCGCCCTGCAAATGGACCCGGTCGAGGATGTCTCGATCACCGCCGACAGCACCTTCCGCATCGGGCTGGAGGCCCAGGCGCGCGGCCACAGGCTGTTCCAGTATACGGTCGATCAACTGCGCTATGACGAGGGCCGGGTGATCGCGCGCGGCCGCCCGGTGACGTTGCGGCGCGAGCAGGGCAACCACGTCACCTTCGGCGACTGGGCCGAGGTCGACCTGTCCGACTTCGACGTGGTCTGGCTGCGCCAGGATCCGCCTTTCGACATGGCCTATGTCACCTCGACCCACCTGCTGGACCGGGTGCATCCGAAGACGCTGGTCGTCAACGATCCGTTCTGGGTCAGGAACTGCCCCGAAAAGCTGATGGTGCTGGATTTCCCCGACCTGACGCCGCCCACCATGATCGCCCGCGACCCCGCCGCGATCCGCGCCTTCCGCGAACGCCACGGCGACATCATCGTCAAGCCCCTTTACGGCAATGGCGGGGCAGGGGTGTTCCACCTCGACCCCGAGGACCGCAACCTCTCGGCGCTGCTGGAACTGTTCTCGGGGATCAGCCGCGAGCCGATGATCGCGCAGAAATACATCCACGCCGTCAGCCAAGGCGACAAGCGCATCATCCTGGTCGACGGCGAGCCCGTGGGCGCGATCAACCGCGTCCCGCAACTGGGCGAGGCGCGGTCGAACATGCATGTCGGCGGCCGCGCCGAAAAGATCGGCCTGACCCCCCGCGAATACGAGATCTGCAAGCGGATCGGCCCGGTCTTGCGCGAAAAGGGCCTGATCTTCACCGGCATCGACGTGATCGACGGCTGGCTGACCGAGATCAACGTGACCTCGCCCACGGGGATTCAGGAGCTTGAGCGGTTCGACGGGATCAACGCGGCCGAGGCGATCTGGGTGGCGATCGAGGGGCGGGTGGCTGCCGCCTGA
- a CDS encoding alkylphosphonate utilization protein, whose translation MADEDYVYDEATGEWRPASEIAAEAAAGAVVRDAAGNVLTDGDQVVLVKDLKVKGAGQTLKQGTVIRSIRLTDNPEEIDCRHDTIKGLVLRTEFVRKR comes from the coding sequence ATGGCCGACGAGGATTATGTCTATGACGAGGCGACCGGCGAATGGCGACCGGCATCCGAAATCGCCGCCGAGGCGGCGGCGGGGGCCGTGGTGCGCGACGCGGCGGGCAATGTGCTGACCGATGGCGACCAGGTGGTGCTGGTCAAGGATCTGAAGGTCAAGGGCGCGGGCCAGACGCTGAAGCAGGGCACCGTGATCCGGTCGATCCGGCTGACCGACAATCCCGAGGAAATCGACTGCCGCCACGACACGATCAAGGGCCTGGTGCTGCGGACCGAGTTCGTGCGCAAACGCTGA
- the fabA gene encoding bifunctional 3-hydroxydecanoyl-ACP dehydratase/trans-2-decenoyl-ACP isomerase — translation MAMEKTSFDKGDLLACARGELFGPGNAQLPEPPMLMMDRITDISEDRGEHGKGHVVAEFDIAPDLWFFACHFPGNPIMPGCLGLDGLWQLTGFNLGWRGWQGRGYALGVGEVKLTGMVRPDRKLLRYHVDFTKAVQTRRLTMGVADGRVEADGETIYQVRDMKVALSSS, via the coding sequence ATGGCGATGGAGAAAACCAGCTTCGACAAGGGCGACCTTCTGGCCTGCGCGCGCGGAGAACTGTTCGGCCCCGGCAATGCGCAACTGCCCGAGCCGCCCATGCTGATGATGGACCGCATCACCGACATTTCCGAGGATCGCGGCGAACATGGCAAGGGCCATGTGGTCGCGGAATTCGACATCGCCCCCGACCTGTGGTTCTTCGCCTGCCATTTCCCCGGCAATCCGATCATGCCGGGCTGCCTGGGCCTGGACGGGCTGTGGCAGCTGACCGGATTCAACCTGGGCTGGCGCGGCTGGCAGGGGCGCGGCTATGCCCTGGGCGTGGGCGAGGTCAAGCTGACCGGCATGGTCCGCCCCGACCGCAAGCTGCTGCGCTATCACGTGGATTTCACGAAGGCCGTGCAGACACGGCGCCTGACCATGGGTGTGGCCGATGGCCGCGTCGAGGCGGATGGAGAGACCATCTATCAGGTCAGGGACATGAAGGTCGCGCTGTCATCCAGTTGA
- the fabB gene encoding beta-ketoacyl-ACP synthase I, whose translation MRRVVITGLGIVSPIGNNAKEVTESLKQGRSGIVFAPDYAEHGFRSQVHGMPQIVLEDHIDKRNLRFMGPGAAYNFIAMEQAIKDSGLEEGDVSNPRTGLIMGSGGPSTSNFFEAHQTVIQKGSPKRMGPFMVTRCMSSTNSACLATPFKIKGVNYSITSACSTSAHCIGNGVEQIQMGKQDIVFAGGGEELDWTLSCLFDAMGAMSSKYNDTPQTASRPYDATRDGFVIAGGGGVVVLEELEHALARGAKIYAEVTGYGATSDGYDMVAPSGEGGERSMRLALATLPEGRKVSYINAHGTSTPVGDIGEVKAIRRIWGEGNTPPISSTKSLTGHSLGATGVHEAIYSLLMLQNDFIAASANVATLDPEIQPGEIATSRVDDAGLDSVLSNSFGFGGTNATLLMSRYKE comes from the coding sequence ATGCGACGCGTCGTCATCACCGGCCTTGGCATCGTCTCGCCCATCGGCAACAACGCCAAGGAAGTGACCGAGAGCCTGAAACAGGGCCGTTCGGGCATCGTCTTTGCCCCCGACTATGCCGAACACGGATTCCGCAGCCAGGTCCACGGGATGCCGCAGATCGTGCTGGAGGATCATATCGACAAGCGCAACCTGCGCTTCATGGGTCCGGGCGCGGCCTATAACTTCATCGCCATGGAACAGGCGATCAAGGATTCGGGGCTTGAGGAAGGCGACGTGTCGAACCCGCGCACCGGCCTGATCATGGGATCGGGGGGGCCGTCGACCAGCAACTTCTTCGAGGCCCACCAGACCGTCATCCAGAAGGGCAGCCCCAAGCGGATGGGGCCGTTCATGGTGACGCGCTGCATGTCCTCGACCAATTCGGCCTGCCTGGCGACGCCCTTCAAGATCAAGGGCGTGAACTATTCCATCACCTCGGCCTGTTCGACCTCGGCGCATTGCATCGGCAACGGGGTGGAGCAGATCCAGATGGGCAAGCAGGACATCGTCTTTGCCGGCGGGGGCGAGGAACTGGACTGGACGCTGTCCTGCCTGTTCGACGCGATGGGCGCCATGTCGTCGAAATACAACGACACGCCGCAGACGGCGTCCCGCCCCTATGACGCGACGCGCGACGGTTTCGTCATCGCGGGCGGCGGCGGCGTCGTGGTGCTGGAAGAGCTGGAACACGCCCTGGCGCGCGGCGCGAAAATCTATGCCGAAGTGACCGGCTATGGCGCGACCAGCGACGGCTATGACATGGTGGCGCCGTCCGGCGAGGGCGGCGAGCGGTCGATGCGGCTGGCGCTCGCCACCCTGCCCGAGGGGCGCAAGGTCAGCTATATCAACGCGCATGGCACCTCGACCCCGGTGGGCGATATCGGCGAGGTCAAGGCGATCCGCCGCATCTGGGGCGAGGGCAACACGCCGCCGATCAGTTCCACCAAGTCGCTGACCGGGCATTCGCTGGGCGCGACCGGCGTGCACGAGGCGATCTATAGCCTGCTGATGTTGCAAAATGACTTCATTGCAGCATCTGCAAATGTGGCTACTCTGGATCCAGAGATCCAGCCGGGCGAGATTGCGACAAGCCGGGTGGACGATGCGGGACTGGATTCCGTGCTGTCGAACAGCTTCGGCTTCGGGGGCACCAACGCCACCCTGCTGATGTCGCGATACAAAGAATAA
- a CDS encoding SDR family oxidoreductase, translating into MGDLLKGKRGLVMGVANDHSIAWGIAKAVADQGAELAFSYQGEAFGKRVQPLAASLGSDVLLDVDVTDDASLDAAFGAITERWGKLDFVIHAIAFSSKNELTGRFMNTSRANFKHSLETSCYSLIEVARRAHPLMAEGGSLITLTYGGSNRVTPFYNVMGVAKAALESTVRYLANDLGPDGIRVNAISPGPMKTLAGAAIGGARKTFRHTEANAPLRRNATLEAIGGTAVWLLSDWGACTTGEVVLVDGGYHILGMPQSENL; encoded by the coding sequence ATGGGCGATCTTCTGAAGGGCAAGCGCGGGCTTGTGATGGGGGTCGCGAACGACCATTCCATTGCCTGGGGCATCGCGAAGGCGGTGGCGGACCAGGGGGCCGAGCTTGCGTTTTCCTATCAGGGCGAGGCGTTCGGCAAGCGCGTGCAGCCGCTGGCCGCGTCTCTGGGGTCGGATGTCCTGCTGGACGTGGACGTGACCGACGACGCATCGCTGGACGCGGCCTTCGGGGCAATCACCGAACGCTGGGGCAAGCTGGACTTCGTGATCCACGCCATCGCCTTTTCCAGCAAGAACGAACTGACCGGCCGGTTCATGAATACCAGCCGGGCGAATTTCAAGCACAGCCTTGAAACCTCGTGCTATTCGCTGATCGAGGTGGCGCGGCGCGCGCATCCGCTGATGGCGGAAGGCGGGTCGCTGATCACCCTGACCTATGGCGGGTCGAACCGGGTGACGCCCTTCTACAACGTCATGGGCGTGGCCAAGGCGGCGCTGGAATCGACCGTGCGTTACCTGGCGAACGACCTGGGACCGGACGGGATCCGCGTGAACGCGATCAGCCCCGGCCCGATGAAGACGCTGGCCGGCGCGGCCATCGGCGGGGCGCGCAAGACCTTCCGCCATACCGAGGCAAACGCCCCCCTTCGCCGGAACGCGACGCTGGAGGCGATCGGCGGCACCGCCGTCTGGCTGCTGTCGGACTGGGGCGCCTGCACGACCGGAGAGGTGGTGCTGGTGGACGGCGGCTATCACATTCTGGGAATGCCGCAGAGCGAGAATCTGTGA
- a CDS encoding alpha/beta hydrolase — translation MFFTANDGARLAYSDEGRGLPVLCLSGLTRNMGDFDYVAPHLSGVRLIRMDYRGRGQSDFTGAASYTVPQEGQDALALMDHLGIERAAVLGTSRGGLIGLLLAALAHDRLLGLCLNDVGPVIERTGLERIFDYVGRNPSARTHQALADRLPAAMPGFADVPEGRWLEDARRHYEETPGGLRIRYDPALREAFLGAFQGGAPDQWPLWDATAGLPVALIRGANSDLLSAGVAAEMVRRRPDTIFAEVPGRAHVPWLDEPDSLAAFDAWLDRCGRLRSAFRR, via the coding sequence ATGTTCTTCACGGCGAATGACGGGGCGCGGCTGGCCTATTCGGATGAGGGTCGGGGGCTGCCGGTCCTGTGCCTGTCGGGACTGACGCGGAACATGGGCGATTTCGACTATGTCGCGCCGCATCTTTCGGGCGTGCGGCTGATCCGCATGGATTATCGCGGGCGCGGGCAGTCGGATTTCACCGGCGCGGCAAGCTATACCGTGCCGCAGGAGGGCCAGGACGCCCTGGCGCTCATGGACCATCTGGGGATCGAGCGGGCGGCGGTGCTGGGCACGTCGCGCGGCGGGCTGATCGGGCTTCTGCTGGCCGCCCTGGCCCATGACCGGCTGCTGGGGCTGTGCCTGAACGATGTCGGCCCGGTGATCGAACGGACGGGGCTGGAGCGGATCTTCGATTATGTGGGGCGCAACCCGTCCGCGCGGACGCATCAGGCGCTTGCGGACCGGCTGCCCGCGGCGATGCCGGGCTTTGCCGATGTCCCCGAGGGCCGCTGGCTGGAGGATGCGCGGCGGCATTACGAGGAAACGCCGGGCGGGCTGCGGATCCGCTATGACCCGGCCCTGCGCGAGGCCTTCCTGGGGGCCTTCCAGGGCGGGGCGCCGGATCAATGGCCCCTGTGGGACGCCACGGCGGGCCTGCCGGTGGCGCTGATCCGGGGCGCGAATTCCGACCTGCTGTCCGCCGGGGTCGCGGCCGAGATGGTCCGTCGCCGCCCCGACACGATCTTTGCCGAGGTGCCGGGCCGCGCCCATGTCCCCTGGCTGGACGAACCGGACTCGCTGGCCGCGTTCGACGCCTGGCTGGACCGCTGCGGACGGCTCAGAAGCGCATTCCGACGCTGA
- a CDS encoding phosphatase PAP2 family protein, with product MKILPVAALAASLAQPAAADPFEDFGTAMKYGLPLAAAVCAARDDRLEDFAIRGALQAVMVLGLKTWLDGTPISVRPNGEGRGFPSGHSASAAFGAADLAGKCFPDDRAAGIGLYGAAGLTAASRVHAGEHRMQQALTGALIGVSFGAADFGIGTEGASFSVGMRF from the coding sequence TTGAAGATCCTGCCCGTCGCGGCCCTTGCGGCGAGTCTGGCCCAGCCCGCAGCCGCCGACCCGTTCGAGGATTTCGGCACCGCGATGAAATACGGCCTGCCGCTGGCCGCCGCCGTCTGCGCTGCCCGCGACGACCGGCTGGAGGATTTCGCGATCCGGGGCGCCCTGCAAGCCGTCATGGTGCTGGGCCTGAAGACCTGGCTGGACGGCACGCCGATCTCGGTCAGGCCGAACGGAGAGGGGCGGGGCTTTCCCTCGGGCCATTCCGCGTCGGCGGCCTTCGGCGCGGCCGACCTGGCGGGCAAGTGCTTTCCCGACGACCGGGCGGCGGGGATCGGGCTTTACGGCGCGGCGGGCCTGACGGCGGCCAGCCGGGTCCATGCCGGTGAACACAGGATGCAACAGGCCCTGACGGGCGCGCTGATCGGCGTTTCGTTCGGCGCCGCCGATTTCGGCATCGGGACCGAGGGCGCCAGCTTCAGCGTCGGAATGCGCTTCTGA
- a CDS encoding cytochrome C, protein MKAIYGAALTGLAMAGVIAACAPTPTDQARARNDFNTLCVDCHGPTGHGDGPAAEGMVPHPVDLTRVAAENGGVFPRLQVMGHIYGFTPGRSESPMPEFGDLLDGPTIPYDAGDGVLTPTPVRLVALMEYVEAMQR, encoded by the coding sequence ATGAAGGCGATATATGGGGCGGCCCTGACCGGACTGGCGATGGCGGGCGTGATCGCCGCCTGCGCGCCCACCCCGACCGACCAGGCCCGCGCGCGCAATGATTTCAACACGCTCTGCGTGGATTGCCACGGCCCCACCGGCCATGGCGACGGCCCGGCGGCCGAGGGGATGGTGCCGCATCCGGTCGACCTGACCCGCGTGGCCGCCGAGAACGGCGGCGTCTTCCCGCGCCTTCAGGTGATGGGCCATATCTACGGCTTCACGCCGGGGCGCAGCGAATCGCCGATGCCGGAATTCGGCGACCTGCTGGACGGACCGACCATCCCCTATGACGCGGGCGACGGCGTGCTGACGCCCACCCCGGTGCGGCTGGTGGCGCTGATGGAATATGTCGAGGCGATGCAGCGTTGA
- a CDS encoding ABC transporter ATP-binding protein encodes MNEVLRLEAVGKTYGKGGPAPVEVLRGLDLTVARGEVVALVAPSGAGKSTLLHIAGLLDTPDAGRVILNGRDMTGLPDRPRTEARRRELGFVYQFHHLLPEFSAAENIVLPQLANGVAHRDAAARAADLLGRVGLSARADHRPAQLSGGEQQRVAFCRALANAPSLLLADEPTGNLDPETSDRVFDMLMALVRDTGLAALIATHNHGLAARMDRVIGLNAAVA; translated from the coding sequence ATGAATGAGGTGCTGCGGCTGGAAGCGGTCGGCAAGACCTATGGCAAGGGCGGTCCCGCCCCGGTCGAGGTGCTGCGCGGCCTGGATCTGACGGTGGCGCGGGGCGAGGTGGTGGCCCTTGTCGCGCCCTCGGGGGCGGGGAAATCGACGCTGCTGCATATCGCCGGGCTGCTGGACACGCCCGATGCGGGCCGGGTGATCCTGAACGGGCGCGACATGACCGGCCTGCCCGACAGGCCCCGGACCGAGGCGCGGCGGCGCGAGCTGGGCTTCGTCTATCAGTTCCACCACCTGCTGCCGGAATTCAGCGCGGCCGAAAACATCGTCCTGCCGCAGCTTGCCAATGGCGTGGCCCACCGCGATGCCGCCGCCCGCGCCGCCGACCTGTTGGGCCGGGTCGGCCTGTCGGCGCGCGCCGATCACCGCCCGGCGCAACTGTCGGGGGGCGAACAGCAGCGGGTGGCCTTCTGCCGCGCGCTTGCCAATGCGCCCAGCCTGCTGCTGGCGGACGAGCCGACCGGCAACTTGGACCCCGAAACGTCCGACCGGGTGTTCGACATGCTGATGGCCCTGGTCCGCGACACCGGGCTGGCGGCGCTGATCGCCACCCACAACCATGGCCTTGCCGCCCGGATGGACCGGGTGATCGGCCTGAACGCGGCGGTTGCCTGA